In the Topomyia yanbarensis strain Yona2022 chromosome 3, ASM3024719v1, whole genome shotgun sequence genome, one interval contains:
- the LOC131691457 gene encoding UDP-glucosyltransferase 2-like: MNGRAVIVCSLIWLVSFAEGAKILAIMPLGGKSHDIIGAAFAKTLAGVGHDVTVITAYPVKNPAKNYRQIELTGMLEEAAKKDMNLFEFHGGFITTIMMLFFMYGGMPTMLYEAAMRHPNVDKLLKSNEKFDLVILESFLAEPFYGFAQHFDAQLITFSAFGNSWWTNRLVGAPAPPSHVAHFMLSYTDRMTFCERFVNTVFTLVDRAYYQWVYLPKQKHYYDLTFPNAKLTFEQQAQNVSLVFLNQHFALSSPRPYPPNMIEVGGIQIDEPKPLPKDLQKYLDEAPNGVIYFCMGSNIKTKHIPVEKREAFLKVFSKLKERVLWKFEDDSIPNQPANLMIKAWMPQNDILAHPNVKLFITHGGNLGTTESLYHGKPMIGIPIFGDQMMNIEKSVRAGYALLLKFSDISEATVSHAINTVLNDPTYARNAKLTSERFRDKPMTPQQTVVYWVEYVLRHGGSPQLRSPAMDLSYLQYHSLDVYAVMLLILGALSLVNLYIAKKLYRRIFKTKVTKSDKKKKA; encoded by the exons ATGAACGGACGCGCGGTGATTGTGTGTAGTCTCATCTGGCTGGTTTCCTTTGCAGAAGGAGCCAAAATTTTGGCAATCATGCCTTTGGGTGGTAAATCTCACGACATCATAGGAGCTGCCTTCGCGAAAACGCTAGCAGGGGTAGGTCATGATGTGACCGTCATTACGGCTTATCCGGTGAAGAACCCAGCGAAGAACTATCGCCAAATTGAGCTGACCGGAATGTTGGAAGAAGCTGCTAAAAAGGATATGAACTTGTTCGAGTTTCACGGCGGATTCATAACAACAATAATGATGCTATTTTTTATGTACGGAGGTATGCCGACCATGTTGTACGAGGCGGCTATGCGCCATCCGAACGTCGACAAGCTTTTAAAATCAAACGAAAAATTTGATCTTGTTATACTGGAATCATTTCTGGCTGAACCTTTCTACGGCTTTGCGCAACACTTTGACGCGCAATTGATCACCTTTTCTGCGTTTGGAAACTCCTGGTGGACTAATCGTCTGGTAGGAGCACCCGCTCCTCCTTCGCACGTGGCACATTTTATGCTCAGCTATACCGATCGCATGACATTTTGCGAACGCTTTGTCAACACTGTCTTCACCCTGGTCGACCGAGCCTACTACCAATGGGTTTATCTACCGAAACAAAAGCACTACTACGACTTAACATTCCCGAATGCAAAGCTAACGTTCGAGCAGCAGGCGCAAAATGTTTCGCTGGTGTTTCTGAACCAACATTTCGCCCTGAGCAGTCCAAGACCGTACCCGCCGAACATGATAGAGGTCGGCGGAATTCAAATTGATGAACCGAAACCGCTACCGAAA GATCTCCAAAAATACCTCGATGAAGCACCGAACGGAGTCATCTATTTCTGCATGGGAtccaatataaaaacaaaacacaTTCCAGTCGAAAAACGGGAAgcatttttgaaagttttttcaaAACTAAAGGAACGCGTTTTGTGGAAATTTGAAGATGATTCGATACCGAATCAACCGGCCAATCTGATGATCAAAGCATGGATGCCACAGAATGACATCCTCGCTCATCCGAACGTCAAACTTTTCATCACTCACGGAGGTAACCTGGGAACCACGGAATCTCTATACCACGGTAAACCAATGATTGGAATCCCGATTTTCGGGGATCAGATGATGAACATTGAAAAGTCAGTGCGAGCTGGCTACGCCCTCCTGCTAAAGTTCTCCGATATCAGCGAAGCAACGGTTTCCCATGCCATCAATACGGTTTTAAACGATCCCACGTATGCGAGAAATGCCAAACTAACATCGGAACGATTCCGTGACAAGCCGATGACACCGCAACAGACCGTCGTCTACTGGGTTGAATATGTACTACGGCATGGAGGATCTCCGCAGCTTCGATCTCCGGCGATGGATCTGTCCTATCTTCAGTATCACTCACTGGATGTGTACGCCGTGATGTTGCTAATTCTGGGCGCACTTTCGTTAGTGAATTTGTATATAGCGAAGAAGTTATATCGaaggattttcaaaacaaaagttaCTAAAAGTGATAAGAAGAAAAAAGCCTAA
- the LOC131691459 gene encoding UDP-glycosyltransferase UGT5-like, translating to MGRSWIFILITVLTVSNGFKILGILPTGGRSHDIIGAAFMRALAAAGHEVTIITPYPAKNPPPNYHQIELTGMLELKKQNEVNMFDYQGSGPLAFTIMLIILYEMFPAITCEYVLKHPNVVNLLNSNEKFDAVLVETFISESLYGFAQHFNAPLITFSAFGNSMWTADLVGAPLPLSELVHFWDRFLYTVFDYVDKAYYKWRYLPAQKRLYDSAFPNAKLSFEQQLRNVSLVFLNQHFSVNVPMPYPPNMVEVGGIQVDDPKPLPEDLQKYLDESTDGIIYFCMGSNVKSIDFPETKRQAFLKAFAKLKQRVLWKFENDTLPNQPPNVMIKPWMPQNDILAHPNVKLFITHGGLLGVTESMYHGKPMVGIPIYGDQTTNVEKAVKAGYAVLLDYNELSEATIYQAIDTVLGDPAYGRNAMQMSKRFRDKPMTPKELAVYWVEYVIRYRGAPHLRSPVMDLTLLQQGSIDVHALLVVIILSIIVINLYITKILWLKLVKRKVSLDSQKKRS from the exons ATGGGTAGAAGCTGGATTTTCATACTGATCACAGTGTTAACCGTTTCAAATGGGTTCAAAATTTTGGGCATTCTACCGACCGGCGGAAGATCGCACGACATCATCGGAGCTGCTTTTATGCGAGCTTTGGCGGCTGCCGGACATGAAGTTACCATCATAACTCCTTACCCCGCAAAGAACCCACCACCGAATTACCACCAAATAGAGCTAACCGGTATGCTGGAACTGAAGAAACAAAACGAAGTGAACATGTTTGACTACCAAGGTTCCGGACCGTTGGCATTCACAATAATGTTGATAATCCTGTACGAAATGTTTCCTGCAATCACCTGTGAGTACGTGCTTAAACACCCGAACGTTGTAAACCTACTGAACTCCAATGAAAAGTTTGATGCCGTGTTAGTGGAAACATTCATCTCCGAATCCTTGTACGGATTTGCGCAACATTTCAACGCTCCGTTGATTACCTTCTCCGCGTTCGGTAACTCAATGTGGACCGCTGATCTGGTTGGGGCACCACTTCCGCTATCCGAACTCGTGCACTTTTGGGATCGTTTCCTGTACACTGTTTTCGATTATGTCGATAAAGCGTACTACAAATGGAGATACCTACCGGCACAGAAGCGCCTATATGACTCCGCTTTCCCGAATGCGAAACTTTCATTTGAACAACAGTTGCGAAATGTTTCATTGGTGTTTTTGAATCAACATTTCAGCGTTAACGTTCCAATGCCGTATCCTCCAAACATGGTGGAGGTTGGTGGCATCCAGGTTGATGATCCGAAGCCATTGCCAGAG GATCTTCAAAAATATCTGGACGAATCAACAGACGGAATCATTTATTTCTGTATGGGATCGAATGTAAAATCGATTGACTTCCCGGAAACGAAGCGCCAAGCTTTCCTCAAGGCTTTTGCCAAGCTGAAGCAACGCGTTCTGTGGAAGTTCGAAAACGACACGCTGCCGAATCAGCCACCCAACGTGATGATAAAACCTTGGATGCCGCAGAATGACATCCTGGCGCATCCAAACGTCAAGCTGTTTATTACGCACGGAGGTCTTCTCGGCGTCACAGAATCCATGTACCACGGAAAACCGATGGTGGGAATTCCGATTTACGGTGACCAAACGACGAACGTTGAGAAAGCGGTAAAAGCAGGATACGCCGTTTTGCTAGATTACAACGAACTAAGCGAAGCTACGATTTACCAAGCAATTGATACAGTACTGGGTGATCCTGCGTATGGTAGAAATGCTATGCAGATGTCCAAGCGCTTCAGGGATAAACCGATGACTCCGAAGGAACTGGCGGTTTATTGGGTCGAGTATGTGATTCGGTACCGGGGAGCGCCGCACCTACGATCACCAGTAATGGATCTTACCTTACTACAGCAAGGGTCAATAGATGTGCATGCACTATTGGTTGTAATTATCCTGTCGATAATAGTCATTAATCTTTATATAACAAAGATATTATGGTTGAAACTAGTTAAAAGGAAGGTATCGTTAGACAGTCAAAAGAAGCGTTCATAA